The following proteins come from a genomic window of Pocillopora verrucosa isolate sample1 chromosome 6, ASM3666991v2, whole genome shotgun sequence:
- the LOC131798248 gene encoding extracellular protease-like, with product MKLLWLFIILKMVDGGQMVEFDTSDTTAFSSYIDCTPNFATSDKIECKFHLRNNGQQDYSVLKWRTPLDGLRSNCLTVTSNGKKLQYDGIYLKRSAPGPNQYLLVKAGQTVSSTFDVSDAYDMTKTGLYSIAVDTYLEYVKGSVTEKPVSQTKIEHLSSPVVSYEIDKMNFIKGTSGQRARTEESVTKDALEDHIFYVKRGQDLKASLKYKIKGGSPDVKRETELAIVAVYNYVQSAGQDLENNPPRTKTWFGSSPTDKPKWVFDKMERVLSKDRFAYIIGGRECDEDTYAYTTFGARRMFLCNLYSIADPLIGYDTKLGIIIHELSHAVARRDDIVYGQYSCKQLAIKDPKAARNNADNYEYFVESGTISSL from the coding sequence GGCATTCTCCTCCTACATCGACTGCACACCTAACTTTGCAACGTCCGACAAGATTGAATGCAAGTTTCATTTGAGAAACAACGGCCAACAAGACTATTCAGTGCTGAAATGGCGTACACCGTTGGATGGACTGAGATCGAATTGCTTGACAGTCACTTCCAATGGCAAGAAGCTACAATACGATGGTATTTACCTGAAGCGCTCCGCTCCAGGCCCTAATCAATACTTGCTCGTCAAGGCGGGACAAACAGTGTCATCCACTTTCGATGTTTCTGATGCGTACGACATGACCAAGACTGGATTATACTCCATAGCAGTCGACACTTACTTAGAATATGTAAAGGGTAGTGTAACTGAAAAGCCAGTGAGCCAGACTAAGATAGAACATTTATCGTCCCCTGTAGTAAGTTATGAAATagataaaatgaattttatcaagGGAACCTCGGGTCAAAGGGCGCGCACTGAAGAAAGCGTGACCAAGGATGCTTTGGAAGACCATATTTTTTACGTCAAAAGAGGTCAGGACCTGAAGGCATCtcttaaatataaaataaaggGAGGGTCCCCTGACGTGAAAAGGGAAACAGAACTTGCTATTGTAGCTGTGTACAATTACGTTCAGTCAGCCGGTCAAGACCTTGAGAATAATCCCCCAAGAACTAAAACTTGGTTTGGATCTTCTCCCACTGACAAACCCAAGTGGGTTTTTGATAAAATGGAACGAGTATTATCAAAGGATAGATTTGCTTACATTATTGGCGGAAGAGAGTGCGATGAAGATACTTACGCTTATACAACATTTGGAGCACGACGAATGTTCCTTTGCAACTTGTACAGCATCGCCGACCCACTGATTGGGTATGACACAAAATTGGGAATCATAATTCATGAGTTAAGCCATGCAGTGGCTCGTAGGGACGATATAGTATACGGCCAATATAGTTGTAAACAGCTCGCTATAAAAGATCCAAAAGCCGCTCGGAATAATGCTGACAATTACGAATATTTTGTGGAAAGTGGAACAAT